In the bacterium genome, one interval contains:
- the purL gene encoding phosphoribosylformylglycinamidine synthase subunit PurL: MTSLLQQAKEFGLSEEEFQRVLQILGREPNLVELGIFSVMWSEHCSYKSSRLHLKKLPTTGPQVIQGPGENAGVVDIGDGWGIAFKMESHNHPSFIEPYQGAATGVGGILRDVFTMGARPIANLNSLRFGAADHPKTPFLVGGVVAGIGGYGNCMGIPTVGGEVFFDASFNGNILVNAMTVGLVKADRIFKGLAEGVGNPVMYVGSKTGRDGIHGATMASGEFDEASEEKRPTVQVGDPFTEKLLLEACLEVMAEDVLVGIQDMGAAGLTSSSFEMASRSGSGIEMDLDKIPVREEGMTAYEMMLSESQERMLLVAKRGCEEKVVEIFKKWDLDAVVVGKVTDDGWMRLKKDGQVVAELPIGPLTDAAPLYDRPQKPVDLQARQKISWDELKYPADWNETLLKMVGSPNLCSRRWVWRQYDHMVMTNTLVQPGSDAAVLRIKGLKQGVAVTSDCNSRYCYLDPHLGAQHAVAEAARNLACSGAKPLATTDCLNFGNPEKPEIMWEFAEAVRGMGEACRALDAPIVSGNVSLYNDTNGVSIFPTPTIGMVGRLEDASKCLASGFREAGDLIFLLGDLVGSLGASEYLSWIHGKTAGAPPPLDLSREKATQDFVLRAIGEGLLASAHDVSDGGLAVALAESCFTAADPDLGIDAVLEKAGEGRAIAELLFGEGASRILLSVKPGRAATLQELAAASGLPLHRLGAVQKGRFRLGPWLDLPIARLREVWDKGFERIVRRGE; encoded by the coding sequence ATGACTTCACTATTGCAACAAGCCAAGGAATTCGGACTTTCGGAGGAGGAATTCCAGCGCGTTCTCCAGATCCTGGGCCGCGAGCCCAACTTGGTCGAGCTCGGTATCTTCTCGGTCATGTGGTCGGAGCACTGCAGCTACAAGAGCTCCCGGCTTCACTTGAAGAAGCTTCCGACCACCGGGCCCCAGGTCATTCAAGGTCCCGGCGAGAACGCCGGCGTCGTCGACATCGGCGACGGCTGGGGAATCGCCTTCAAGATGGAATCGCACAATCATCCGTCCTTCATCGAGCCTTACCAAGGCGCGGCCACCGGCGTCGGCGGCATCCTCCGGGACGTCTTCACCATGGGAGCTCGGCCGATCGCCAACCTGAATTCGCTGCGCTTCGGGGCCGCGGACCATCCCAAGACGCCCTTCCTGGTCGGCGGCGTCGTTGCCGGCATCGGCGGCTACGGCAACTGCATGGGCATTCCGACGGTGGGCGGCGAGGTCTTCTTCGACGCCTCCTTCAACGGCAATATCCTGGTCAACGCGATGACCGTCGGCTTGGTGAAAGCCGATCGGATCTTCAAGGGCCTGGCCGAGGGCGTGGGCAATCCGGTCATGTACGTCGGCAGCAAGACCGGCCGCGACGGCATTCACGGGGCGACGATGGCCTCGGGCGAGTTCGACGAGGCCAGCGAGGAGAAGCGGCCGACGGTTCAAGTCGGCGACCCCTTCACCGAGAAGCTTTTGCTCGAGGCCTGCCTCGAGGTGATGGCCGAGGACGTCTTGGTCGGCATCCAGGACATGGGCGCGGCCGGCCTGACCAGCTCCTCCTTCGAGATGGCCTCGCGTTCGGGCAGCGGCATCGAGATGGACTTGGACAAGATCCCGGTCCGGGAAGAGGGCATGACGGCCTACGAGATGATGCTCAGCGAGTCGCAGGAGCGGATGCTGCTCGTCGCCAAGCGCGGTTGCGAGGAGAAGGTCGTCGAGATCTTCAAGAAATGGGATCTGGACGCGGTGGTGGTCGGCAAGGTCACCGACGACGGCTGGATGCGCCTGAAAAAAGACGGCCAGGTCGTGGCCGAGCTGCCGATCGGCCCGCTCACCGACGCGGCGCCGCTCTACGACCGTCCCCAGAAGCCGGTCGATTTGCAGGCCCGGCAGAAGATTTCCTGGGACGAGCTGAAGTATCCGGCCGATTGGAACGAGACTTTGCTGAAGATGGTCGGCTCGCCCAACCTCTGCAGCCGCCGCTGGGTCTGGCGCCAGTACGATCACATGGTGATGACCAACACCCTGGTCCAGCCCGGCTCCGACGCCGCGGTCCTCCGGATCAAGGGCTTGAAGCAAGGCGTCGCCGTGACCAGCGACTGCAACAGCCGCTATTGCTATCTCGACCCCCATCTCGGCGCCCAGCATGCGGTGGCCGAGGCCGCCCGCAACCTCGCCTGCAGCGGGGCCAAGCCGCTGGCCACCACCGATTGCCTCAACTTCGGCAATCCGGAGAAGCCCGAGATCATGTGGGAGTTCGCCGAGGCGGTGCGGGGCATGGGCGAGGCCTGCCGGGCCCTCGACGCGCCGATCGTCAGCGGCAACGTCAGCCTCTACAACGACACCAACGGCGTCTCGATCTTTCCAACGCCGACCATCGGCATGGTCGGCCGGCTCGAGGACGCCTCCAAATGCCTGGCCTCGGGATTTCGCGAGGCCGGCGACTTGATTTTCCTCTTGGGCGACCTAGTTGGAAGCCTGGGCGCCAGCGAATACCTGAGCTGGATCCACGGCAAGACCGCCGGCGCGCCGCCGCCGCTCGATTTGAGCCGCGAAAAAGCCACCCAGGACTTCGTGCTCCGCGCCATCGGCGAAGGGCTCTTGGCCTCGGCTCACGACGTCTCCGACGGCGGCTTGGCGGTGGCCTTGGCCGAATCCTGCTTCACGGCCGCCGATCCCGACTTGGGAATCGACGCGGTATTGGAAAAGGCGGGCGAGGGGAGGGCGATTGCCGAGCTGCTTTTCGGCGAAGGGGCCTCACGGATCTTGCTCTCGGTCAAGCCCGGCCGGGCCGCCACCCTCCAAGAGCTGGCCGCCGCCTCGGGCTTGCCCCTGCATCGTCTCGGGGCGGTGCAAAAAGGCCGTTTTCGCCTCGGGCCCTGGCTGGATTTGCCTATTGCCCGGCTCCGGGAGGTTTGGGATAAAGGTTTCGAACGAATCGTGCGTCGCGGGGAATAA
- the purQ gene encoding phosphoribosylformylglycinamidine synthase subunit PurQ, protein MKVGVVLFPGTNCDHDLYHALGLNVGFEPVYLWHKDHDLKGCDAIMLPGGFSYGDYLRCGAIAKYSPVMREVAAFAEKGGPVLGICNGFQILTEAGLLPGALLRNKSLQFLCQYVTLKVETERTPFTKKAKTGGLLRIPINHGEGNYYIDGEGLQRLEGEGQVVFRYVDEQGQASEAANPNGALANIAGVCNGRRNVVGLMPHPERVVEAALGGTDGKILFESLLS, encoded by the coding sequence GTGAAAGTCGGCGTCGTCCTATTCCCCGGCACCAATTGCGATCATGATCTCTACCACGCCCTCGGCCTCAACGTCGGCTTCGAGCCGGTCTATCTTTGGCACAAGGACCATGACCTGAAGGGCTGCGACGCGATCATGCTGCCCGGCGGCTTCTCCTACGGCGATTACCTGCGCTGCGGGGCCATCGCCAAGTATTCGCCGGTGATGCGCGAGGTGGCGGCCTTCGCCGAAAAGGGCGGGCCGGTTCTGGGGATCTGCAACGGCTTCCAGATTTTGACCGAGGCCGGCTTGTTGCCCGGCGCCTTGCTGCGCAACAAGTCGCTCCAATTCCTTTGCCAATACGTGACCTTGAAGGTCGAGACCGAAAGGACTCCTTTCACCAAGAAAGCCAAGACCGGCGGGCTGCTCCGCATCCCGATCAATCACGGCGAGGGCAACTATTATATTGATGGCGAAGGCTTGCAGCGGCTGGAAGGCGAAGGCCAGGTCGTGTTTCGCTACGTCGACGAGCAGGGGCAGGCCAGCGAGGCGGCCAATCCCAACGGCGCGCTGGCCAACATCGCCGGCGTCTGCAATGGCCGGCGCAACGTGGTCGGGTTGATGCCCCATCCCGAGCGGGTGGTCGAGGCGGCCCTGGGCGGGACCGACGGAAAAATTTTGTTCGAGAGTTTGCTGAGCTAA
- the purS gene encoding phosphoribosylformylglycinamidine synthase subunit PurS, producing MKAKVTVKLKKGVLDPQGKAILNSGHALGFEELTDVRAGKVFEIDLNTEDKAKAEPRLKALADKLLANTVIESFEVEIL from the coding sequence ATGAAAGCAAAAGTGACGGTAAAGCTGAAGAAGGGAGTCCTCGACCCCCAAGGAAAGGCCATCCTCAACAGCGGCCACGCCCTCGGCTTCGAGGAATTGACCGACGTCCGGGCCGGCAAGGTCTTCGAGATCGACCTCAACACCGAGGACAAGGCTAAAGCCGAGCCGCGGTTGAAGGCGCTGGCCGACAAGCTGTTGGCCAACACCGTCATCGAAAGCTTCGAAGTGGAGATACTCTAA
- the purB gene encoding adenylosuccinate lyase, translating into MLARYSRPAMVQIWEPEAKFQRWLDIEVAACEAWARLGKIPAQDLKNIQKKARFDLARIEEIEAVTKHDVIAFVSCVAEFVGPSGRFLHMGLTSSDVLDTCLAMQLRDAGKILLADIDALLKVLKKRAHEHKDTIQVGRSHGIHAEPITFGLKLAIWYDEMRRNRERLELAMEQIAYGKCSGAVGTFAHSPPAVEKYVMKKLGLKAAPASSQIVQRDRHAFYFSALAVIAGTVDKIATEIRHLQRTEVLEAEEYFSPGQKGSSAMPHKRNPVLSENLSGLARLIRGYAVAALENQPLWHERDISHSSVERVIGPDATVTLDFMLGRLTGLLEKLLVYPERMLKNLQSLGGLVHSQQVLLAFIEAGMRREDAYAIVQRHAMKVWETRESFAKLLKSEPEVLKYLSPKQIDAIFDLKHHTKHVGTIFKRVFGR; encoded by the coding sequence TTGCTCGCACGTTACAGCCGACCCGCCATGGTGCAAATTTGGGAGCCCGAGGCCAAGTTTCAGCGCTGGCTCGACATTGAAGTCGCCGCCTGCGAGGCCTGGGCCCGATTGGGGAAGATTCCCGCCCAAGACCTGAAGAACATTCAAAAGAAGGCGCGCTTCGACCTGGCTCGGATCGAGGAGATCGAGGCGGTCACCAAGCACGATGTCATCGCCTTCGTGAGCTGCGTGGCCGAGTTCGTCGGCCCTTCGGGCCGCTTTCTCCACATGGGCCTCACCAGCTCCGACGTCCTCGACACCTGCCTGGCGATGCAGCTCCGCGATGCCGGCAAGATCCTGCTCGCCGACATCGACGCCTTGCTCAAGGTCTTGAAGAAGCGGGCTCATGAGCACAAGGACACGATCCAGGTCGGGCGCTCCCACGGCATCCACGCCGAGCCCATCACCTTCGGGCTCAAGCTGGCGATCTGGTACGACGAGATGCGGCGCAATCGCGAGCGGCTGGAATTGGCCATGGAGCAGATCGCCTACGGCAAGTGCTCGGGCGCCGTCGGCACCTTCGCCCACAGCCCGCCGGCGGTTGAAAAATACGTGATGAAGAAGCTGGGCCTCAAGGCGGCGCCGGCTTCCTCCCAAATCGTGCAGCGCGATCGCCACGCTTTTTACTTCTCGGCCCTGGCGGTGATCGCCGGGACCGTCGACAAGATCGCGACCGAGATCCGCCACCTCCAACGCACCGAGGTGCTCGAAGCCGAGGAATACTTTTCGCCCGGCCAGAAGGGCTCCTCGGCGATGCCGCACAAGCGCAATCCGGTGCTTTCGGAAAACCTCTCGGGCTTGGCCCGCTTGATCCGGGGATACGCGGTGGCGGCCTTGGAGAACCAGCCGCTCTGGCACGAGCGCGACATCAGCCACTCCAGCGTCGAGCGGGTGATCGGGCCCGATGCGACCGTGACTTTGGACTTCATGCTCGGCCGGCTGACCGGGTTGCTGGAAAAGCTGCTGGTTTATCCCGAGCGGATGCTGAAGAACCTGCAAAGCCTGGGAGGGCTGGTGCACAGCCAGCAAGTCTTGCTAGCCTTCATCGAAGCCGGGATGCGGCGCGAGGATGCCTACGCCATCGTCCAACGCCACGCGATGAAGGTCTGGGAGACGAGGGAGAGCTTCGCCAAGCTCCTCAAATCCGAGCCCGAGGTTTTGAAGTATCTAAGCCCCAAGCAGATCGACGCGATCTTCGACTTGAAGCACCACACCAAGCATGTGGGGACGATCTTTAAGCGGGTATTTGGAAGGTAG
- a CDS encoding sigma 54-interacting transcriptional regulator, with amino-acid sequence MAPRYQIQKILGEGGMGRVFQAWDSQQRRKLALKVLKPEMASASLAEEFRLLSRLSHPNLVGIFDYHAELSEHVDDPQLHGPCFTMELLEGRPLDRLEPATDPEQIVRILGGVASALHYLHSRNILHRDLKPSNLFWDSSRLRLLDFGLSGGAERHGAGAGTPAYLPPEAFWGEYGRAGDLFALGASIYEWLCGAPPFPTWPPPAGKAVKARPLNSSRPELPDFLGDLLARLLEISPGRRPSSALSLVHFLRRHGLEGSDGESAVALPSRLAWQSPPAVVEACGRARRGESGEKFLAIVGPSGSGRSRLLEELRWESQLGGGEWHSLTPREAATWHSRLLRRFNGKELSLTLTDSLTALLAGGRDRAVAFEDFHEWPESTLREIRLLLEMAEGRSDIPTFFFDVNSELEGPDLRAWRRQLESSAAGRSLDLPELSEAQARSLLASAPLEKPPAEAWTRGWLEQSGGRPLLLMEGLRRGLAEDFAAAAVTAASAPERLREAARRQIEGLSTPAKRLFALFLSRGRALDLAQIAALEPEENWERDLAELDRSSLLRLGPGTSSSRRLAQPSLRDFHLSALPADLLREAHRRWLRHDLAQAPPPEQAGSLALHLAEHAAAVGDAELAKTWGLAAAAYHEGREEPAAALACYRKLLPLAAGAEDRYVLHGSMAPLFHRLGRYAEAGQAYAQWSADRPDDETRLQKNKFHLFSGMVEYSAGNWDAAREHFESSLKIGPPGIHPRHHPYHARSLNFMAAIEKRAGRPEAAREHLRKALELAGEDGVLRGEIEQRWGELEQSLGRFLPAFDHLRRNRELFQKTRKPQTEAVSYQLLGLWAQDYGRLTESERLMSRSIELSKAGGAVLQAARYLQNRALLHLEMARYGEAWEEMKEAGKILRAYGNEEDLNLSRLHLAEFHSRLGNPATAAKLLEEAANAESTSSWELLYQRGQHRRRQGALAEAEADWQAAASDQAGFAARMKLAMARLGLAAALGRLPAHSELLQATLRELSGLEGRLYPAWRRSLELWSAETERLPGLLPAFLGALGQLESPEQRRELLANSALALARRGLGQSAQILWQKQWEEGLQIAASLPEELKMEYEKNLEGSSLDEELKKIIGATQEFPPFEKGGAGGDLKASAPNPVSAPPPPPLPTRGLSEQRFRQFSEIARQIAGKTALNEVLERVMDAAIELTGAERGFLLLENPKSPAPLAGFEVKTARHFNQQSLGGEELQISMTAVRQAMDRGSTLLSANAQHDERLKDKQSVVQYQLKSILAVPLELEGRVLGAIYLDHRYAPDCFREEDIVLLDSFSAQAALAVQKARFIAELKQANSKLEEKVLSQAQRIEVLSVELAQVRDQLRYGYDEIVGGSPKMMEVFHLLDHVSDTMIPVWIYGESGTGKELVARSLHENSSRKKGPLVTINCSAIPETLLESELFGHKRGAFTHADRDRIGLFEQASGGTLFMDEVADMSLNMQVKLLRVLQENEVRPLGAAKAVKVDVRLVTASNQDLQQLVADEKFRQDLYFRINGITIPLPPLRERKEDIPLLVSHLIEKLSHSFKLGTSKLSEAAYEKLVSYSWPGNIRQLESVLRNALLFAQGGEIGPHLLNLPPEARPGVIGGRSVEESTPKSQERAEERRLIIEALRRHKMDKNAAAKDLDVTLRCLYMRMDRHGIPKNKSVLAKFLGLKN; translated from the coding sequence TTGGCGCCGCGCTATCAAATTCAAAAGATTTTAGGCGAAGGAGGCATGGGAAGGGTCTTTCAGGCTTGGGATTCCCAGCAGCGGAGGAAGCTCGCCCTCAAAGTGCTCAAGCCGGAGATGGCTTCGGCCTCGCTGGCCGAGGAATTCCGCTTGCTCAGCCGGCTCTCCCACCCCAACTTGGTCGGCATTTTCGATTATCACGCCGAGCTCTCCGAGCATGTCGACGATCCCCAACTCCACGGGCCTTGCTTCACGATGGAGCTGTTGGAGGGCCGGCCCTTGGACCGGCTCGAACCGGCGACCGATCCTGAGCAAATCGTCCGGATCCTAGGCGGCGTCGCTTCGGCCCTTCACTATTTGCATTCGCGCAACATCCTCCATCGCGACCTCAAGCCCTCCAACCTCTTTTGGGACTCGAGCCGGCTCCGGCTCTTGGACTTCGGCTTGTCCGGCGGCGCCGAGCGCCACGGCGCCGGCGCCGGCACTCCGGCTTACCTCCCGCCCGAAGCTTTTTGGGGCGAATACGGTCGGGCCGGCGATCTCTTCGCCTTGGGAGCTTCCATTTACGAGTGGCTTTGCGGCGCCCCACCCTTTCCGACCTGGCCTCCTCCGGCCGGAAAAGCGGTCAAGGCCCGGCCCTTGAACTCATCCCGCCCCGAGCTGCCGGACTTCCTCGGCGACCTGCTCGCCCGTCTCTTGGAAATCTCGCCGGGCCGGCGGCCGAGCTCGGCCTTGAGCCTCGTTCATTTTCTGCGTCGCCATGGCTTGGAGGGAAGCGACGGCGAAAGCGCGGTCGCCCTGCCTTCCCGCTTGGCCTGGCAAAGTCCGCCGGCGGTCGTGGAAGCTTGCGGCCGGGCGCGGCGCGGCGAAAGCGGCGAAAAATTCTTGGCCATCGTCGGGCCCAGCGGCAGCGGCCGGAGCCGCTTGCTCGAGGAGCTGCGCTGGGAATCTCAGCTCGGGGGCGGCGAGTGGCATTCGCTGACGCCGCGCGAGGCGGCGACCTGGCATTCGCGGCTGCTCCGCCGATTCAATGGCAAAGAGCTTTCCCTGACCTTGACCGATTCGCTGACCGCCTTGCTCGCCGGCGGCCGCGACCGGGCCGTGGCCTTCGAGGATTTCCACGAGTGGCCCGAGTCGACCCTCCGTGAAATCCGTTTGCTGCTGGAGATGGCCGAAGGCCGAAGCGACATCCCGACTTTTTTCTTCGACGTGAACAGCGAGCTGGAAGGGCCGGATCTGCGAGCCTGGCGGCGGCAGCTCGAAAGCTCGGCCGCCGGCCGAAGCCTGGATCTGCCCGAGCTAAGCGAAGCCCAGGCCCGGTCCCTGCTCGCATCCGCTCCCTTGGAAAAGCCGCCGGCCGAAGCTTGGACCCGAGGCTGGCTCGAGCAAAGCGGCGGCCGGCCCCTGCTATTGATGGAAGGCCTGCGCCGCGGCCTGGCCGAGGACTTCGCCGCCGCGGCCGTCACCGCCGCTTCGGCGCCGGAGCGGCTGCGCGAAGCGGCGCGGCGCCAGATCGAAGGCCTCTCGACGCCGGCGAAAAGGCTTTTCGCCCTTTTCTTGAGCCGGGGAAGGGCCTTGGATTTGGCGCAAATCGCGGCCCTCGAGCCGGAAGAAAATTGGGAGCGGGATTTGGCCGAGCTGGACCGAAGCTCGCTGCTCCGGCTCGGCCCCGGAACCTCGAGCTCGAGGCGCTTGGCCCAGCCCTCGCTCCGCGATTTTCATCTATCGGCTCTGCCGGCGGACCTGCTTCGGGAGGCCCACCGGCGCTGGCTGCGGCATGATCTCGCCCAAGCCCCGCCGCCGGAGCAAGCCGGAAGCCTGGCCCTTCATCTCGCCGAGCATGCCGCGGCGGTGGGCGACGCGGAGCTGGCAAAGACTTGGGGCCTGGCCGCGGCCGCCTACCATGAAGGCCGCGAGGAACCGGCCGCGGCCCTCGCTTGTTATCGAAAGCTGCTGCCACTCGCCGCCGGCGCCGAAGATCGCTACGTCCTCCACGGCAGCATGGCTCCGCTTTTTCACCGGCTGGGCCGCTACGCCGAAGCCGGTCAAGCCTATGCCCAATGGTCGGCCGACCGGCCCGACGATGAGACGAGATTGCAGAAGAACAAATTTCATCTGTTCAGCGGGATGGTCGAGTACTCGGCCGGAAATTGGGACGCCGCCCGCGAGCATTTCGAAAGCAGCTTGAAAATCGGCCCCCCCGGCATCCATCCCCGGCATCACCCCTATCACGCCCGGTCGCTGAACTTCATGGCGGCGATCGAAAAGCGCGCCGGCCGGCCCGAGGCCGCCCGCGAGCATTTGCGGAAGGCGCTGGAGCTGGCCGGCGAGGATGGAGTGCTGCGCGGCGAGATCGAGCAGCGCTGGGGCGAGCTGGAGCAAAGCCTCGGCCGCTTCCTCCCGGCCTTCGATCACTTGCGGCGCAATCGGGAGCTTTTCCAAAAAACCCGAAAGCCCCAAACCGAGGCGGTGTCCTATCAATTGCTGGGACTCTGGGCCCAGGACTACGGCCGTCTCACCGAGAGCGAGCGGCTGATGAGCCGCTCGATCGAATTGTCCAAGGCCGGCGGCGCCGTTCTCCAGGCCGCCCGCTATTTGCAAAACCGGGCCCTGCTCCATCTCGAGATGGCCCGCTACGGCGAAGCTTGGGAAGAAATGAAAGAGGCCGGAAAAATATTGCGGGCCTACGGCAACGAGGAAGACTTGAACCTGAGCCGGCTGCACCTCGCGGAATTTCACTCCCGTCTCGGAAATCCGGCGACCGCCGCGAAGCTGCTCGAAGAGGCCGCGAACGCCGAATCGACTTCAAGCTGGGAGCTCCTCTATCAGAGGGGCCAGCACCGGCGGCGCCAGGGCGCCTTGGCCGAAGCCGAGGCCGATTGGCAAGCCGCCGCGTCGGACCAGGCCGGCTTCGCGGCCCGAATGAAATTGGCGATGGCCCGGCTGGGATTGGCCGCGGCCTTGGGCCGGCTGCCCGCCCATTCCGAGCTGCTTCAGGCCACGCTTCGCGAGCTATCGGGCCTCGAGGGCCGGCTCTACCCGGCTTGGCGCCGAAGCCTGGAGCTATGGAGCGCCGAGACCGAGCGCCTGCCCGGTCTATTGCCGGCCTTCCTCGGCGCGCTCGGCCAGCTCGAATCGCCGGAGCAGCGCCGCGAGCTGTTGGCTAACTCGGCGCTGGCCTTGGCCCGGCGAGGCTTGGGGCAAAGCGCTCAAATTTTATGGCAAAAACAATGGGAAGAAGGGCTCCAGATCGCGGCCTCGCTTCCCGAGGAGCTAAAAATGGAATACGAAAAAAACCTCGAAGGCAGCTCGTTGGACGAAGAGCTGAAAAAGATCATCGGTGCGACTCAAGAATTCCCCCCCTTTGAAAAAGGGGGGGCCGGGGGGGATTTAAAAGCGTCGGCGCCAAACCCAGTCTCCGCACCCCCGCCCCCTCCTCTCCCGACCCGCGGTCTCTCCGAGCAGCGCTTCCGTCAATTCAGCGAGATCGCGCGCCAGATCGCCGGCAAGACCGCGCTGAACGAAGTCTTGGAGCGAGTGATGGACGCGGCGATCGAGTTGACCGGCGCCGAACGGGGCTTCTTGCTTTTGGAAAATCCCAAGAGCCCGGCGCCGCTGGCCGGCTTCGAAGTCAAGACCGCCCGTCACTTCAACCAGCAGAGCCTGGGCGGCGAGGAGCTGCAGATCTCGATGACCGCGGTCCGCCAAGCGATGGATCGCGGCTCGACCTTGCTCAGCGCCAATGCCCAGCACGACGAGCGGCTCAAGGACAAGCAAAGCGTCGTCCAGTACCAATTGAAATCGATCCTGGCGGTCCCGCTCGAATTGGAGGGCCGGGTCTTGGGGGCGATCTACCTGGACCACCGTTACGCTCCCGACTGCTTCCGCGAGGAAGACATCGTTCTCCTCGACTCTTTTTCGGCCCAGGCCGCCCTCGCCGTCCAAAAGGCCCGCTTCATCGCCGAGCTGAAGCAGGCCAACTCCAAGCTCGAGGAAAAAGTCCTAAGCCAGGCCCAGCGCATCGAGGTCCTCTCGGTCGAGCTGGCCCAGGTCCGCGACCAGCTCCGCTACGGCTACGACGAGATCGTCGGCGGCTCGCCCAAGATGATGGAGGTCTTCCATTTGCTGGATCACGTCAGCGACACGATGATCCCGGTCTGGATCTACGGCGAGTCCGGCACCGGCAAGGAGCTGGTGGCCCGTTCGCTTCATGAGAACAGCTCCCGAAAGAAAGGCCCGCTCGTCACGATCAACTGCAGCGCCATCCCCGAGACTTTGCTCGAAAGCGAGCTCTTCGGCCACAAGCGCGGCGCCTTCACCCACGCCGACCGCGACCGGATCGGACTCTTCGAGCAGGCCAGCGGCGGCACCCTCTTCATGGACGAGGTCGCCGATATGTCGCTGAACATGCAGGTCAAGCTGCTCCGGGTCCTGCAAGAGAACGAAGTGCGGCCGCTCGGCGCGGCCAAGGCGGTCAAGGTCGACGTCCGGCTGGTCACGGCCTCGAACCAGGACCTGCAGCAGCTGGTCGCCGATGAGAAATTCCGCCAAGACCTCTATTTTCGGATCAACGGGATCACCATTCCATTGCCGCCGCTGCGCGAACGCAAGGAGGACATCCCCCTGCTGGTGAGCCACTTGATCGAAAAGCTCAGCCATTCTTTCAAGCTCGGGACTTCCAAGCTGAGCGAGGCCGCCTATGAAAAATTGGTGAGCTATTCCTGGCCCGGCAATATCCGCCAGCTCGAGTCGGTGCTGCGCAACGCCTTGCTCTTCGCCCAGGGCGGCGAGATCGGCCCTCACCTGCTCAATCTCCCGCCCGAGGCCCGGCCCGGCGTCATCGGCGGCCGCAGCGTCGAGGAGAGCACGCCCAAGAGCCAAGAAAGGGCCGAAGAGCGGCGGCTCATCATCGAGGCCCTCCGCCGCCACAAGATGGACAAAAACGCGGCGGCCAAGGACCTCGACGTCACCCTGCGCTGCCTCTACATGCGGATGGACCGCCACGGCATCCCGAAGAACAAATCGGTCCTCGCCAAATTTTTGGGCTTGAAGAATTAG